In Mugil cephalus isolate CIBA_MC_2020 chromosome 7, CIBA_Mcephalus_1.1, whole genome shotgun sequence, the sequence CACATAGATTTAGCGACAAATACATTAATAAGTACTTCAGTGTTCCAGTGTCCTAGTGGGAGGAAATGTAACTGCTCTGTGGTCTCTCCAAATACACACTTCTGTATCTGCCCTGACTCTGTATGTGTCAACACacgatttattttttcccagagCGCACTGCTTTGACCGTAACAATCGCATTCTCTCTTTAAAAAGGAAGGTAAAGCATCAACATAAAAATTAGCTAGAGAGGCACAAATTAAACTCACCCTCTTTTCCTTTGAATCGCTCCTGATCGTATCTGTTATAGGCAGCTGGGACGGGCTGCTTGGTCCTCAGGGACGGGTCcttgaaataatataaaataaacaattaattCCTGTATACACACCTCTGAATACTCTCTGCTCATTTGTGACCAATGCAGCTGCAGTTAGTACTATAGAGCGCAGTGAGTACTACAGTGGAATTAACGTTGTTTGGGGCATAACAATGACAGTAGACATAGTCTATACTGTCCTTCCCTTTACGTTACCATATATAGTGAGGAAGTCAAGAAGCTTAAATgtaaaatggaaacatttatgATATGATTgcatatcttgttttttttgagggTGTGGGCGTGTTGGAAGAGGTAACCACTTTTGATAAGAGCATTAAGCGTGCCCCTACAGCATCAATCACTTGGCACAGAAAGTGCTGGTGTATTAATGACGGCTCTGCTCCATTAAGTGTCCATTAAATAAGCCATGACCCCATGACACTGAACTACACCGCACAGGACCTTTGAGTGCAGTCATCATTAATAGACCTGCGTTTTATCCTTGCATGGCAGGTCAAGATGTTTGCTGTGAAGAAGGCCTCACCACGCTTCAATAAAATTTAAGTAGACAGAAGGTGTTGTTTTTACCACTTGAGTAGTGTTCTGTGCTGGCCTCTGCTCTGGTGCTCGACCCTCTTCTCTGGCTTTCACTGACTGAAGGATTGCAAAGATGTTCTTCGAGAAGTTCTGCGGAGGAGAAACACGTACAACGGGTATGTGATGAGTTCAACACTGACACATGACCCCTTGATTAAATACACTAAATAGAGATATGCTATGCATTCCTTTGTGTGCACCTTTAACCGAGCCACTAAATGTTTCACTACTTCTAAATCTTTCATCTCGTTCAGAAAGACGTGTCTGAATGAGGCGTTTGTCACTGGTGGTACACAGTTATTACAGCATTCATTAAGAATAGTGTTAAGCTCTGAGGAAGAATGTATGTACATGTATTGTACTTCAATGGTTAAGTTGAGATGTCTGACAACACAAATTTAGCATAAATATTATGACAATATAAATGTAGATCAGTGTGTACACATATACACTCGTAAGTGGTCCCTGAGAAAGATGTAGACAAAGCACTGGTGGTTTACAAGAGTTTCCTTTGTatatgtgggaaaaaaacaaccctgTTTTGCCAAATAATCAAAGTATTGGATCAGTTGTTTGAGTATGAAGTAAAATCCACACTAACTTGAGTATATCAGAGGCTTAGTGAAAATCCAAGAATTGAAATCGGGctttgctgccatctagtggttgaAAGTTAGCCTTGCTACACAATTAAGAGTGTTTTCAAGGTTGTGCCATGTCAATATTTTCATACCGCCAAAGGCCATTGATTCTGAGAAGTACAGCAGAACTGGGAAATAAGAAAGCTGCTACAGTATCTGATCATAATTACAGCTGCAAATGGAATTTCCTTCTATGGTTCAGGTCATTCTACACCAATGGGTTGATGCCACAAAATGCCCAACTGTTACTGCACTGTTGCTGTTcacaaaatgtaatttacatCTTAGTCATTTAAGAAAAGTCATTAGTGTAATTATCTTCAAAagctgagttttattttaaatagggtcaaatttaaaaacactgtcagATCGAAAACCAAAAGTAACACAACGGATCAGTTGCAACATTACTGCTGTGTGTGATTAGAAGTGTAACAAGACAGGCACTTTGAACCCCACAAAAGCCAGGGGAACAATGAATTCCTGACATAAAGGACTGTGTGTacactgtgtttatttgtcacaCCATCTGTGAAATTGCCACAGACATAATATAAGTCCAATGTCAAACAACTGTCTCCTGCTAATCTgacaaaagtgtttttgttgggaAGGTCCAGCATTTTGTGACAGATGCTTGTTTACacaatgagaaaacacactgtTTGCATAGAAAGATCAGTCTGACTAGATACCATTAGCTTAAAGTGGACTCTGACCTTTCCAGTACTCTGGAGAATAGTTGTCCTCGTCCTCCAGACCCGCTCCCTGCTGACAATGTCCCTGGTGACATCAACTTCTGCATCCACAAAGCTTCTCTGTTTCAGGGTTATGTCATCATCCAGATCTGTTTTAATGGTTGAACGTTTCTTTGCCATAATTTTGGCTTTGATGGCTGCGATTTTCTCCACCGACATGGCCTCAGACAGAGATCTGGAAGAAGAGGATTAATCATTTGAACATTAATAAGCGTATCCGAAGgatgaaatgttttacatgGGAGATGTTGTACATAGAAATCTCACTATATATGAGGACTTCTGGTCCATTATCCATTATACCTGATCTGATCAGTCTGCACGATGCCCTCTTTGTGGCCCTCCAGACGGGCAGCCAGACGCTCTTTGTCCAGGCGCACTCGTTCCTCATCCTTAAAATATAAGTGGTATTTAAAGTATTTggtacaaaacaataaaatacaacgTAATATCAAACATCTGGAATTTCTAAAAGTTCAAAAATGATTTTGTCACCTTCACTCATTGTAAAATTGTTGTTAAATTGTTTCGGAGCATACACAGTGCCACTACATTTGAAGTTACGGCTAAACGTTTTACCACCGTTAGCCTTTTACCAATAAAGTGAGCAGACTGTAATATTTTGGctaaatttacactaacttttTCCAAATACCATCAGAAGGAATCTAATCTAAATTCACTGAACACCACGCAATCTGAATATGTTTGTACAAAATGTCTTTGTTGTTATAATGCTGAGAATTTGAAAACAATAACACTGCAtcatcacaaacacaatcacaacaGACCACACCTCCACTCAGTGACTGCATGTTGAAGTTGTTACCTTCTGTGGCTTAGAGATTCAAACTTAAACTGGGCTCAGACTACAGTTTTAAAATGCTACCAAATTTTCAAACAGGATGCACCATacatttaaagtaatttaatcaAGGTGTCATTTAATCAAGGTCTAAGTGTCTAAGTGGATTGTATTTTACGTCATATCGATGACAGTGGAAATTAATATGTAGTTTAGGTTTTTGCATTAATTTGACACCGTAGCTGCGGCGACAGAACAGACTGTACACAGACCTTATGCAGACGCTAATGCtgtagcctgatgtgcaccCCGCaggaaaagattttaaaaaaagtaataaataacaaCGGCTTCATAACAGTTGAAGaccagaaacactgaaaaattTCAATTCAATAATTCCAACACAGTAAGACAGTGGATGTTTATTTCCAATTTGCTGCCACCACAAAACAGTGTGGAGTTGGATCAGTGCCATGATTGGCATACTTGACAATTATTACCAATTCGCCACCTGATCCTGCATTGTAGGCGCCATTAGAGGTATTTTTAACACTTGTGCTACTCCACAGCGATACTGAACCGCAGCGACCAACATGAAATCATGAATGTCAGCAAAGGCTACTGGTGTTCTGCATGACGAAAGAGTTACAGTAATCCTGTCAGTTTACCTCAATCCGTGGTTTTTTGGCTTCAGAAGATACCTCATCAGCTGCTCTTTTGActtaagaaacaaaataaaacaactgagtTACTTCATTGTCTAAAGCTGTATGTTTCCAGCTGGATAGATTAGGACGTTAAAAATGGCGTGAACTGACCTTGCGTTGGCCTTTGCAAACCTATTTCTATAGGCGCACTTCTGTCGATGCTCGTCGATGTAGCTGTAAATGagtaaaagcagatttaaatgGTTTCTTATTAATAGTGTCCTATGTATAAGAACAGACCCAAACATACGAGGAATCAAGACGTCACAAATATGCCAAGATAGTGTTACTTACAACTCTCGCCATTGAGATATGACAGTAAGCCCTTTCGATCAGGTCGCCTGACAACAGGGATGTTCTCTGTCTATAAACAAACAAGGCACACAGAAACTGTTTgcaactgcacacacacaataaaagaaatatacGACATatgggacaaaaaaaatctgaagggAGGGGGTGTACTTACTGCAGCTCTTCGCACATAGGATGGATGCGGCAAGTGTACATTGTTTAGCAAAAACAAGATCGAGTCCAAAGTATAGTACTCTTTGGGCTGGCCCTCTTTACCAGTACTGTAGgcagaagcagagaaaaactaaaattaattcAGAGTTTGTGAGAAGCAGTCCATGACTGAAAATGCACACAtggactgcagcacactgcaCCTTTAAGTTAATCTAAATTGCGTAAGTCTATGATTTGAGAACAATATGGTAGAGCCCTCGTTCTGGAGTCACATAAACACGGAACTATCAACAGTTCTCCAACTCATTTACTCTCCCTATTTTATGAGCAAAGTTTACTatttgcactgtaaaaaaaagtttcaaatagTCATGAGTGCAGATATTAAAAACACGAGTGTTTCTCCTTGaatctctgcatccatgactccATGAGAACTCAGAGGAAGCTAACGTTGCTAATTAGTTAGCGTCACATCACCACTGCAACTTTCCCTGTATCTTTATCATAAACACACAATTCGTTTAAAACGAACAGCTGTTTGCAGGTTACTACGGCTAGTAAAAGTGACATTGGTCTACTGCACAACACCTGAATATCACGCCAAAGTAAGCACAGAGTGCTTCAAGTTTTTAGAGAAGAGTTGGGTTAGCATCTTAGCATCCAGCAGCTAGCGAGCTTTGCGCCGTTGCGAGCAGCGGAGTGTCAGCGGGCCCAGAGAAGCCACTCACAGATAGTCTGAACATTGACATACCCCCAGATTATGTAGTTGGTCTTGACATTTTTCGGCCAGGAGAACTCCCCAAATATGACTTCATCCCCTTTAGCGACGATTTCCTTTTTCTGGATATTATACTGACGAAGAACACTCAACACATCCGCCATCTTCACTTGTCTTGATGTAGTGTGTTTGCAAGGCCCCCAGTTATCAACATCATGCGGCCTCGCAGGATGCCTGATCCgaattaaacttgttttttttttttttgtttgtttgttttagccaCTCGGTTACAATGGGAGTGCTGGTGTGAAACCGGCTTTTACGGACTTCCAAGAATTCAGATAGAGGtttatagcagcatgtttattAGGGAGGAGTTTACATTGCCACCAATGTCCAGTACTTACATGTTAAGCAAAATGGATACAACAGACAGTGTGATGAAAAAAAGTTAACCATGAGGGTGAAAAatgtacgaaaaaaaaaacataacaaactcTTCTGTCAGACTACAAACGTTGTAACAACGGTCAGTTTATCATttcaatactgaaaaatataaagTATGAGCATGCGTGGACAAAACATTCTTCAGTTACATGGCAAGAGCTGTTTCTGAATTTCTTAATTACATCAGAAGGAATGACAAACAACATGTTAAGTGAATGCTGTCAGTAAATGCAACAATTACTGTTGACTACAACAAGAAGCACCACAGTAGATCGTTATCATTTCTCCAAACAGAATTGGCCCCCCCAATGCTGAAACATCGTATGTGTTTGTTCGTTCTGTGCTTGGAGAAATATAAAGCACTGTGCTTTAAGTGTCTACCGTTACATTGCCTCACAAAAGTACATTCACTTAATCTTACTCTGGGATGGCAATATTTATAACAAACATATAGAAACATAATTGTAGCAGATTTAGTCTTAGTGCTCAGGTGTCCTTTGTtgagaaaatacagtaaaatccCAATTACGATGCATAGAATTCAAAGTAAAATATGAGGAAAAAGTCCTTTCCTCCAACTTACAGTAAACCGACTTAAAGTCAAGATCAGCTCTTTGAAAAGGACAATCCAAAACAACATGTAATCCAAAGAACCGCCCTCAAAAGTGCAATGTCACATTTAAGAGGGCAGAATAGTCAACATGGTTAATAATATTGGCTTACGGGAGAAACAAATGTTAACACAACTGAAGTGTAGCGCTACATTAAAGGCAAGGGTTAAAACGAATCCTAGATGCagctattaaataaaataatttctgaccaaatttcacagaaaaaaatcaaggtATTCTGTTGACATTTGGTTTCAATCCTCCCTGTTATACATgttaataatgtataataatgCTACATACAATAAGGTCACGCTCTAAGGTTTAAAATCCCTCTACACGTTACATGAAATCTGCTAAGTCTTTCCACAGATATATATTGGAAACCACAAGGTATCTGCTTGAAACAAACCTACAGTTGTACTAAGCCGCTACCATTTTGACTCCTACATAGTTCCACTTGTTTTTACATAAGGAAATTCTTGAATGGGTTAGTGTCTTTCCAAGATCCATCAAAGCACTAAGCGTCCGGTCAGAGACACCTCGACACACCACCTCTCATCACCCTTCTaatttcacaaaacaaatgtaaaaaatgcaCATAACATTTCCCAAGCACAGTCCAGCCCGCTGGACACTTTGTCTATTGACGTGTAAGCGTCATTATGCTCCTATTCTTAAAGGAGAACTTGGATTTGTAAatgtcagcatttttttttttttttttttttttggattagtGCTGTTTTAATGGCACTCCACATGCGAAGTGAGCCACGGTGGTCCACTTTGTGCTGCCTTTTCCTGTTCTTGCAACAGGATTCAGTGACAGTCCCACTTCTTGATCAGATCAGGTCCTGGGCCACGTTACGAATGACGGTCAAAGCTCCGAGGTCAAAGCCACAGATGCTCAGTAAACCCCTGTCGTCCGTCTCCGCGATGGCGTGTCCGATGGACGTCAACCCGCACATCATTAACTTGGAATTTGCTCCTGATGCCTGTTGAGAAGACACAACAATTTAACTTTGCTTTTGTTAGTGATAAACAATATTTCTTAATGTAATAAAAGATTACATCTTAACATAAAGCACTAACCTGGTATAGTGAATACTGATCAGGTATTATATTTCCCTGCATATAGCAGAATATAAACATCTTGCTTCTCAGACTGCAGctattttgtgaaaaacaaaataaactcaaTGCAACTCAGAGGACACGTATGACTAACGTAGATGCTTCTCTTCTGTCACCATGTAAAATCTTTGCTCTTAACTGGGAAAAATGAATTCCAGACTGAAATTCCCCAACTAAAATTTTGTGGGTGGGGGGAAAATGCTGCTTGTTTCCAGGCTAATAGACCAGAGGATAGTGCTGTAAATACTAACATCAAAATGACAGGGCTAAACATGTATGCAGCGTAGAATAACTTttctctgaaaaatgaagctaGTCAGATGGAAAAGTATTCAttatgcaatgtggatgtttgccggaaaaaaatacatgtcaaCTACATGCAAAGGCTgcaccacagcaacaacaaacactgaaagctgcatttaaaagaagagaaagattTCCTGGAGACagcttcaaaatgaaaaatattacaGAAGTGTAGAAGAAGTAGAGTCTGTGAGTCGCTCCAACCCTCGCTACAGTAGCTTTGACAGCACAATTTAAGCTTTCACTGTACTAAATACAGTCATGCAATGTACACATGAATACAATAAGATGAAAAAGCTTTTATGAAGCTCGTGGGGAGGCAATTTGTTTAAGATTGGATTTGGATGTGGATCGATACCGATACCAAATATCAAAAGATCAGTATTGGATCGGAGGCAAAAACTTGATTGGGACAGTCTGTATCATGGTCCATAAAGTGTGGTTTCTACCTGTCACACTAAACAAATCTGGACTTTTCAAACTGAGACATGATTTTGAGATCCTAACACGATGCACGAGGCACAAAGCTGGTGTTTTCTAAATGCTGTGCAATTGCAGAAAATGAATAGCATCCCATCAACTGATGATTATAATAACCTAATGCATGACAAAATATGCACTGGTAAAATGCCATGCTGCTCAGTAAACTGCACAGATTCTGCTTGTATTTCAGTAAAGATGAACCTTATCCTATTTCTCTGACTAAATTTGTGCCCATCGACTTACCATCTCAACTTACTCCGTGTGGtataatcacattttaaaaaactgagGACATTATTCAATGAAATCCCTTCCCCAAGcagacatgaatgaatgaatgaatgaatgattgaatgaatgaatgaatg encodes:
- the cdc73 gene encoding parafibromin codes for the protein MADVLSVLRQYNIQKKEIVAKGDEVIFGEFSWPKNVKTNYIIWGTGKEGQPKEYYTLDSILFLLNNVHLPHPSYVRRAATENIPVVRRPDRKGLLSYLNGESSTSTSIDRSAPIEIGLQRPTQVKRAADEVSSEAKKPRIEDEERVRLDKERLAARLEGHKEGIVQTDQIRSLSEAMSVEKIAAIKAKIMAKKRSTIKTDLDDDITLKQRSFVDAEVDVTRDIVSRERVWRTRTTILQSTGKNFSKNIFAILQSVKAREEGRAPEQRPAQNTTQVDPSLRTKQPVPAAYNRYDQERFKGKEETEGFKIDTMGTYHGMTLKSVTEGASARKAQAPALQPVPRPVSQARPPPNQKKGSRTPIVIIPAATTSLITMLNAKDLLQDLKFVTSEDKKKQGIQRDNEVLLQRRKDQIQPGGTTLSVTVPYRIIDQPLKLAPQDWDRVVAVFVQGPAWQFKGWPWLLPDGSPVDIFAKIRAFHLKYDEAKTDPNVQKWDVTVLELSRHRRHLDRPVFLRFWETLDRYMVKHKSHLRF